In one Vibrio sp. VB16 genomic region, the following are encoded:
- the hscA gene encoding Fe-S protein assembly chaperone HscA: protein MLLQIAEPGQSPAPHESKLAVGIDLGTTNSLVASVRSGTASPLPDENGNHILPSVVYYQNKKHQDEGHQVGTEARSHAQTDPSNTIISVKRLIGRSLADIQTRYPLLPYDFLESDNGLPLLQTKAGVKNPIEVSADILKALNKRAENTLGGELEGVVITVPAYFDDAQRAGTKDAATLAGMKVLRLLNEPTAAAIAYGLDSGKEGVIAVYDLGGGTFDISILRLSKGIFEVLATGGDSALGGDDFDHLIANYFQNQLGLASPLSAQQNRTLLDAATEAKIALSKESSAEVSLFNETCVLTRDEFESLIQPLIKKTLLSCRRVLKDADVDSEEVLEVVMVGGSTRILSVREMVGDFFGRTPLTTINPDEVVAIGAAIQADILVGNKPDSEMLLLDVIPLSLGIETMGGLVEKIIPRNTTIPVAKAQEFTTFKDGQTGMIVHVTQGERELIDDCRSLAKFSLKGIPPMAAGAAHIRVTYQVDADGLLSVTAMEKSTGVQAEIQVKPSYGLSDDEIANMLRDSMTHARDDMEARALSEQKVEADRVIEGLVAAMKTDGDALLTDDESKELIKAIEALIALRNGNNADAIEQGIKETDKASQEFASRRMDISIRRALSGQSVDDI, encoded by the coding sequence ATGTTATTGCAAATTGCTGAACCTGGACAAAGCCCAGCGCCACATGAAAGTAAACTTGCTGTCGGTATTGATTTAGGCACGACAAACTCACTTGTTGCCTCTGTACGAAGCGGTACCGCTTCACCTTTACCGGATGAAAACGGAAATCATATTCTACCTTCAGTTGTCTACTATCAAAATAAAAAACACCAAGACGAAGGCCATCAAGTTGGCACTGAAGCGAGAAGTCACGCTCAAACAGACCCCAGTAATACCATCATTTCTGTGAAGCGACTTATCGGTCGATCATTGGCTGATATCCAAACACGTTATCCATTGTTGCCATATGATTTTCTTGAAAGTGACAATGGTTTGCCGTTATTGCAAACCAAAGCCGGCGTTAAAAATCCTATCGAAGTTTCGGCTGATATCCTAAAAGCGTTAAACAAGCGAGCTGAAAATACATTAGGCGGAGAGTTAGAAGGTGTTGTCATTACGGTTCCCGCTTATTTTGATGATGCGCAGCGAGCCGGTACAAAAGACGCGGCAACATTGGCAGGAATGAAGGTGCTCAGGTTACTCAATGAACCTACCGCAGCGGCTATCGCGTATGGACTAGACTCGGGAAAAGAAGGCGTTATCGCGGTTTACGACTTAGGTGGTGGTACATTTGATATCTCCATTTTACGTCTTTCTAAAGGTATATTTGAAGTACTTGCTACTGGTGGGGACTCTGCGTTAGGTGGTGATGATTTCGACCATTTGATTGCGAATTACTTCCAGAATCAGCTCGGGTTAGCGTCCCCATTATCTGCGCAACAAAACAGAACACTATTGGATGCGGCGACAGAAGCAAAAATTGCTCTATCAAAAGAGTCGTCCGCCGAAGTCTCTCTTTTCAATGAGACGTGTGTGTTAACACGTGATGAATTTGAAAGCCTAATACAGCCACTCATTAAGAAAACATTGCTTTCTTGTCGCCGTGTGCTGAAAGATGCCGATGTAGACAGTGAAGAGGTGTTAGAAGTCGTTATGGTCGGAGGGTCAACTCGTATTCTTTCCGTACGCGAGATGGTCGGAGACTTCTTTGGTCGCACACCACTTACCACAATAAACCCAGATGAAGTGGTTGCAATTGGTGCCGCGATTCAGGCCGATATATTGGTTGGCAACAAGCCTGATTCTGAAATGCTATTGTTAGATGTTATCCCGCTTTCATTGGGTATTGAAACCATGGGTGGACTGGTCGAAAAAATCATTCCACGTAATACCACAATACCTGTCGCTAAAGCGCAAGAGTTCACGACCTTTAAAGATGGGCAAACAGGGATGATTGTGCACGTGACACAAGGTGAACGAGAGCTAATTGACGACTGTCGCTCCCTCGCTAAGTTTTCTCTTAAAGGAATTCCTCCAATGGCGGCTGGAGCGGCTCATATACGCGTGACCTATCAGGTTGATGCGGATGGGTTGTTGTCTGTTACCGCGATGGAAAAAAGTACAGGGGTTCAGGCCGAGATTCAGGTTAAGCCTTCGTACGGACTAAGCGATGATGAAATTGCTAACATGTTAAGAGACTCGATGACGCATGCCCGAGATGATATGGAGGCGAGAGCATTATCAGAGCAAAAAGTTGAGGCCGACAGAGTAATCGAAGGATTAGTCGCCGCGATGAAAACCGATGGTGATGCATTGCTTACGGATGACGAAAGTAAAGAACTTATAAAAGCCATCGAAGCACTTATTGCGCTTCGAAACGGCAATAATGCAGATGCAATAGAGCAAGGTATTAAAGAAACAGACAAAGCGAGCCAAGAATTTGCGTCTCGTCGAATGGATATTTCGATTCGACGTGCACTTTCAGGTCAATCTGTTGATGATATTTAG
- the fdx gene encoding ISC system 2Fe-2S type ferredoxin, whose protein sequence is MPKIVVLPHEDLCPEGAVLEAKSGETVLDVALKNGIGIEHACEKSCSCTTCHIVVREGFDSLTESDEIEDDMLDKAWGLEPESRLGCQAIVANEDLVVEIPKYTVNHASEDH, encoded by the coding sequence ATGCCCAAGATAGTTGTATTACCCCATGAAGATCTTTGCCCTGAAGGCGCAGTGTTGGAAGCAAAATCAGGTGAAACGGTTCTTGATGTAGCGTTAAAAAATGGTATTGGAATTGAGCATGCGTGTGAGAAATCATGCTCATGTACAACGTGCCATATTGTCGTTCGTGAAGGGTTTGATTCTCTTACTGAGAGTGACGAAATAGAAGATGATATGTTAGACAAAGCGTGGGGGCTTGAACCTGAATCCCGCTTGGGTTGTCAAGCCATCGTCGCGAATGAAGATCTCGTGGTTGAGATACCAAAGTATACGGTTAACCACGCATCAGAAGACCACTAA
- the iscX gene encoding Fe-S cluster assembly protein IscX: MKWTDSLDIAIELCDLYPDTDPKTVRFTDLHKWITELEEFDDDPQRSNEKILEAVILCWMDEMD; encoded by the coding sequence ATGAAATGGACTGATTCTCTAGATATTGCTATTGAATTGTGTGATTTGTATCCAGATACTGATCCTAAAACGGTACGGTTTACTGATTTACATAAATGGATCACAGAACTGGAAGAGTTTGATGACGATCCTCAACGTTCTAATGAGAAGATATTAGAAGCCGTCATTCTCTGTTGGATGGATGAAATGGATTAA